The Edaphobacter flagellatus sequence GGCCGTTCGATTGCGGCGATTCGTAAGCAGGGCGGACTGGAGCTGCGCGATAAGACGGTTATCATGCCGGAGCCGGTGCTCGTAGGAAGAAATGCCGGAAAGCTGGAAAAGCTGGCTAAGGAATGGGAGATCGACCATTGGTCGACCGATCTGAACGAGTGCCTGGCAAAGAAAGAGAATCTGATCTACTTTGACGCGCAGTCGACGTTGCTGCGCGCCGAAAGCGTCAAGGCTGCCCTCAAGGCGGGCAAGCATATTTACTGCGAAAAGCCGCTTGCGGGAACTCTGGAGGAGAGCCTGGAACTTGCTCGCGAGGCGGCAAAGGCTGGAGTGAAGAACGGGGTCGTTCAGGACAAGCTGTTTCTGCCCGGGCTGCTGAAGTTAAAGCAGGTGATCTCGAGCGGCTTTCTCGGCAAAGTGCTCTCAGTGCGCGGAGAGTTTGGCTATTGGGTCTTTGAAGGGCCGACGCCGCCTGCGCAACGCCCTTCGTGGAACTACCGTAAGGAAGATGGCGGCGGCATCATCCTCGATATGTTTCCTCACTGGCAATATGTACTGGAGAATCTCTTTGGCCGCATTACAGGCGTAAGCTGCATCGCAAGAACAACGATCCCGACACGTATAGATGAGACGGGGGCCAGTTATAACTGCACGGCAGACGACGCGGCCTATGCGACGTTTGAGATTGCGGGTGGTGTTGTTGCGCATATTAACTCGTCCTGGGCAACGCGCGTCAATCGCGATGAGCTGCTGGAGCTGCATGTCGATGGAACGGAGGGAAGCGCTGTGGCCGGTCTTCGCGAGTGCAAAGTTCAGCCGCGCGTGGCGACGCCGAAGGCGATCTGGAATCCGGATATTCCTAATCCCATCAAGTTCCGCGACGGATGGCAGACGGTTCCGACTACGGGTGCTGAAGAAAATGCCTTCAGGATTCAGTGGGAGATGTTTTTCCGCCACGTGCTTGAGGATGCGCCGTTCCCGCACGGATTTCTTGAGGCCGCGAAGGGAGTGCAGCTTGCTGAGGCAGGCATCCAGTCGTGGAGCGAGAGACGCTGGGTGGAGCTGCCCGAGCTGACGTTGAACTAAGACTATCTTTGAGATCATTGATTGACCCATGAGCCTGCAAATTCGTCTTCCGCTCGCTGAAGGACTTTCTAACTATCGGCTGAATGAGGCTGGCCCGCTCCCCGTGATTGCGGGGCAACCTCCAACATTGCGCGTGGCCTATGCGGCAGCGCATGTTGTCGTCGATCCGCTGCGTCCGCAGGTGCTCGACATGGATGCGACGATGGCGTTTCGACGCTATCTCTGGTCGTTGGGTTTTGGCGTCGCGGAGGCGATGGACACCTCGCAGCGCGGCATGGGGCTTGATTGGGCGTCGGCGCGTGAGTTGATTCGGGTCTCTGCCGGGGAACGCGGTGGGGAGATCGCGTGTGGAGCGAACACCGATCAGCTTGACCCTGCGCAGCAGGCAACGATCGATGAGGTTATCGCTGCCTACGAGGAGCAATGCGAGACGATCGAGGCAGCGGGCGGACGCGTCATTTTGATGGCTAGTCGCGCGCTTGTGAAGTGCGCGAAGACTCCTGAGGACTATGCCAGGGTCTATGGAAGGCTGCTGCAGGGGCTGCGTCAGCCGGCGATTCTGCATTGGCTTGGCGAGGCCTTCGATCCGCAGCTTCGCGGCTACTGGGGAAGTAGGAATGTTCCCGATGCGATGGCGACATGCCTCCACATCATTCGCGAGAATCAGCACAAGGTCGATGGTGTGAAGATCTCGCTGCTTGATAAGCAGCAGGAGATCATCATGCGGCGGCAGCTACCGCATGGTGTCAGGATGTATACCGGCGACGACTTCGATTACGCGGAGTTGATTCGCGGCGATGAGGTCGGGCACAGTGATGCGCTGCTGGGTATATTTGACGGCATCGCACCTGCGGCGGCATTGGCTCTGCGCGCTCTGGATGTGGGCGATCTCGTCCAGTATGAGGAGCTGCTCGCACCGACGGTTCCGCTCTCGCGGCATATCTTTCAGGCGCCAACGTACTTCTATAAGACGGGCCTGGTTTTTCTTGCTTATCTCAACGGACGACAGCGTCACTTTGTGATGCTGGGCGGTCAGCAGAGCGCACGCTCGATTACGCACCTTGCCGAGCTGTTCGTACTGGCGGATAAGGCACGTCTCCTCGTTGATCCTGACCTCGCATGTCATCGCATGAGGCTGGTGCTTGAGCTCGCCGGAGTGGAAGGCTGATGGCCGAT is a genomic window containing:
- a CDS encoding dihydrodipicolinate synthase family protein produces the protein MSLQIRLPLAEGLSNYRLNEAGPLPVIAGQPPTLRVAYAAAHVVVDPLRPQVLDMDATMAFRRYLWSLGFGVAEAMDTSQRGMGLDWASARELIRVSAGERGGEIACGANTDQLDPAQQATIDEVIAAYEEQCETIEAAGGRVILMASRALVKCAKTPEDYARVYGRLLQGLRQPAILHWLGEAFDPQLRGYWGSRNVPDAMATCLHIIRENQHKVDGVKISLLDKQQEIIMRRQLPHGVRMYTGDDFDYAELIRGDEVGHSDALLGIFDGIAPAAALALRALDVGDLVQYEELLAPTVPLSRHIFQAPTYFYKTGLVFLAYLNGRQRHFVMLGGQQSARSITHLAELFVLADKARLLVDPDLACHRMRLVLELAGVEG
- a CDS encoding Gfo/Idh/MocA family protein, with protein sequence MRKIGIIMNGVTGRMGTNQHLGRSIAAIRKQGGLELRDKTVIMPEPVLVGRNAGKLEKLAKEWEIDHWSTDLNECLAKKENLIYFDAQSTLLRAESVKAALKAGKHIYCEKPLAGTLEESLELAREAAKAGVKNGVVQDKLFLPGLLKLKQVISSGFLGKVLSVRGEFGYWVFEGPTPPAQRPSWNYRKEDGGGIILDMFPHWQYVLENLFGRITGVSCIARTTIPTRIDETGASYNCTADDAAYATFEIAGGVVAHINSSWATRVNRDELLELHVDGTEGSAVAGLRECKVQPRVATPKAIWNPDIPNPIKFRDGWQTVPTTGAEENAFRIQWEMFFRHVLEDAPFPHGFLEAAKGVQLAEAGIQSWSERRWVELPELTLN